From Triticum aestivum cultivar Chinese Spring chromosome 4A, IWGSC CS RefSeq v2.1, whole genome shotgun sequence, a single genomic window includes:
- the LOC123085392 gene encoding 17.9 kDa class I heat shock protein: MSLIRRSNVFDPFSLDFFDPFDGFPFGSGSNSSGSLVPRTSSDTAAFAGARIDWKETPEAHVFKADVPGLKKEEVKVEVEDGNILQISGERNKEQEEKTDTWHRVERSSGKFLRRFRLPENAKAEQVKASMENGVLTVTVPKEEAKKPEVKSIQISG, translated from the coding sequence ATGTCGCTGATCCGTCGCAGCAACGTGTTCGACCCCTTCTCCCTCGACTTCTTCGACCCCTTCGACGGCTTCCCTTTCGGCTCCGGCAGCAACAGCAGCGGCAGCCTCGTCCCGCGCACCTCCTCGGACACGGCGGCCTTCGCGGGCGCGCGCATCGACTGGAAGGAGACGCCCGAGGCGCACGTGTTCAAGGCGGACGTGCCGGGACTGAAGAAGGAGGAGGTgaaggtggaggtggaggacggcaACATCCTCCAGATCAGCGGCGAGCGGAACAAGGAGCAGGAGGAGAAGACCGACACCTGGCATCGCGTGGAGCGCAGCAGCGGCAAGTTCCTGCGCAGGTTCCGGCTCCCGGAGAACGCCAAGGCGGAGCAGGTGAAGGCGTCCATGGAGAACGGCGTGCTCACCGTCACCGTGCCCAAGGAGGAGGCCAAGAAGCCCGAGGTCAAGTCCATCCAGATCTCCGGCTAG
- the LOC123085391 gene encoding protein ENHANCED DOWNY MILDEW 2 isoform X1 — MYFCEACYIFPAFIGKLAVEGKVTSGFSCACSRIVSCCYMEKGAWGPDQCFKPAKGISNSALDVGDLEVWSCFGMIRERGQQGTKAAMEKDYSVDDYICAICDEGGDLICCDGDCGRSFHPTKPTGEASHCDTLGLSEEQLELPEFLCENCESKKHQCFVCGELGSSDQGGDEQVIIQCNKRGCKRFYHPYCLPLDINKIPEDACPMHECYSCKKKNATSEDNKMTGKTKGKETCRKKHATSEGNKTRGQSKGRGTWEMNLVLCRRCPKAFHRKCLPREMFGGEGNIQRIWETAGGTVFYCGDHEMVENLRSAKRNHIKFREEKPKGAAENQSVEDGNK, encoded by the exons ATGTATTTCTGTGAAGCATGTTACATATTTCCAGCATTCATTGGCAAATTGGCAGTGGAAGGAAAGGTGACCTCTGGTTTCAGTTGTGCTTGCTCACGAATAGTCAG CTGTTGCTACATGGAAAAGGGAGCTTGGGGTCCAGATCAATGCTTCAAACCTGCAAAG GGCATCAGCAATTCAGCATTAGATGTTGGCGACTTGGAGGTTTGGAGCTGCTTCGGTATGATCAGGGAAAGAGGGCAGCAAG GAACCAAAGCTGCCATGGAGAAGGACTATAGTGTG GATGATTATATTTGTGCTATTTGTGATGAGGGTGGCGACTTGATATG TTGTGATGGTGACTGTGGGAGGTCGTTCCACCCAACCAAACCTACTGGTGAAGCTTCTCATTGCGACACTCTTGGTCTGAGTGAAGAACAACTG GAACTACCTGAGTTTCTGTGCGAAAATTGTGAGTCTAAGAAGCACCAGTGCTTTGTTTGCGGAGAGTTGGGATCTTCAGACCAAGGAGGAGACGAACAG GTCATCATACAATGCAATAAGAGGGGCTGTAAGCGCTTTTACCACCCTTATTGTCTTCCATTGGATATCAATAAAATACCTGAGGATGCATGCCCTATGCATGAATGTTACTCGTGCAAGAAAAAAAATGCAACTTCGGAGGATAACAAAATGACAGGAAAAACAAAGGGAAAGGAAACGTGCAGGAAAAAACATGCAACATCGGAGGGTAATAAAACAAGAGGACAATCAAAGGGAAGGGGAACATGGGAAATGAACTTGGTGCTATGCAGGCGCTGCCCCAAAGCATTTCATCGGAAGTGCTTGCCAAG GGAAATGTTTGGTGGTGAAGGCAACATACAAAGGATATGGGAGACTGCGGGAGGGACTGTGTTCTATTGCGG GGATCATGAGATGGTAGAAAATCTCAGAAGTGCAAAGAGGAATCATATTAAGTTTCGAGAAGAAAAACCTAAAGGTGCGGCTGAAAACCAAAGTGTCGAGGATGGGAACAAGTGA
- the LOC123085391 gene encoding protein ENHANCED DOWNY MILDEW 2 isoform X2 codes for MAGTKAAMEKDYSVDDYICAICDEGGDLICCDGDCGRSFHPTKPTGEASHCDTLGLSEEQLELPEFLCENCESKKHQCFVCGELGSSDQGGDEQVIIQCNKRGCKRFYHPYCLPLDINKIPEDACPMHECYSCKKKNATSEDNKMTGKTKGKETCRKKHATSEGNKTRGQSKGRGTWEMNLVLCRRCPKAFHRKCLPREMFGGEGNIQRIWETAGGTVFYCGDHEMVENLRSAKRNHIKFREEKPKGAAENQSVEDGNK; via the exons ATGGCAG GAACCAAAGCTGCCATGGAGAAGGACTATAGTGTG GATGATTATATTTGTGCTATTTGTGATGAGGGTGGCGACTTGATATG TTGTGATGGTGACTGTGGGAGGTCGTTCCACCCAACCAAACCTACTGGTGAAGCTTCTCATTGCGACACTCTTGGTCTGAGTGAAGAACAACTG GAACTACCTGAGTTTCTGTGCGAAAATTGTGAGTCTAAGAAGCACCAGTGCTTTGTTTGCGGAGAGTTGGGATCTTCAGACCAAGGAGGAGACGAACAG GTCATCATACAATGCAATAAGAGGGGCTGTAAGCGCTTTTACCACCCTTATTGTCTTCCATTGGATATCAATAAAATACCTGAGGATGCATGCCCTATGCATGAATGTTACTCGTGCAAGAAAAAAAATGCAACTTCGGAGGATAACAAAATGACAGGAAAAACAAAGGGAAAGGAAACGTGCAGGAAAAAACATGCAACATCGGAGGGTAATAAAACAAGAGGACAATCAAAGGGAAGGGGAACATGGGAAATGAACTTGGTGCTATGCAGGCGCTGCCCCAAAGCATTTCATCGGAAGTGCTTGCCAAG GGAAATGTTTGGTGGTGAAGGCAACATACAAAGGATATGGGAGACTGCGGGAGGGACTGTGTTCTATTGCGG GGATCATGAGATGGTAGAAAATCTCAGAAGTGCAAAGAGGAATCATATTAAGTTTCGAGAAGAAAAACCTAAAGGTGCGGCTGAAAACCAAAGTGTCGAGGATGGGAACAAGTGA
- the LOC123085390 gene encoding SH3 domain-containing protein 2: MEALKKQASKLREHVAKQQQAVRKTFSARHNQDTSLVDEAELECHQNLQKLYNTTRAAKHFQRTIVRGLEGFVAVSTKQMEIVKKLAEDCCKYGNNNQNVGFVLGKASVEFGKSHNQMEIEREKLLRVLGEQVFEPLREMIMSAPLEDARLLTYRYQRIRQDMESQIADVVRRQLKSKESSGNTDSVKLQHAESKLSELRTTLAALGKEATAAMEAVEAQQQQITFDRLLAMVDAERTYHQNVADILNKLHDEMLNARPHEESDNNDDVPSSDPSSEPKVSSPKVSPTHVHSNSISEDPALTETSEPTRNGQEVHYVGEVIHPFDGQADGELSISVGDFVVVRQVSPNGWSEGECKGKAGWFPSAYVEERDKAPASKVIEPGRLTA; encoded by the exons ATGGAGGCGCTCAAGAAGCAGGCCAGCAAGCTGCGGGAGCACGTCGCCAAGCAGCAGCAG GCGGTTCGCAAGACGTTCAGCGCACGCCATAATCAAGACACTTCGCTTGTCGATGAAGCTGAACTTGAGTGCCACCAGAATCTCCAGAAGCTTTATAATACCACAAGAGCAGCTAAA CATTTCCAACGAACCATTGTACGAGGACTGGAGGGTTTTGTTGCTGTTAGCACCAAACAGATGGAGATAG TGAAAAAGCTAGCTGAGGATTGTTGCAAATATGGAAACAACAATCAAAATGTTGGTTTTGTTCTTGGAAAGGCTTCGGTTGAGTTTGGTAAATCCCACAACCAAATGGAGATAGAGCGGGAGAAACTTCTTAGAGTTCTTGGAGAGCAG GTTTTTGAGCCTCTTCGAGAAATGATAATGAGTGCTCCTCTTGAAGATGCTCGCTTGTTAACTTACCGCTATCAACGGATCAGACAAGATATGGAGTCTCAG ATAGCTGATGTGGTTAGAAGGCAACTGAAGTCCAAGGAGAGTAGTGGTAATACAGATTCGGTGAAACTGCAACATGCAGAGTCAAAATTATCAGAGCTCCGAACTACGCTGGCAGCATTAGGAAAGGAAGCAACGGCAGCTATGGAGGCTGTAGAGGCTCAGCAGCAACAGATTACCTTCGATCGTCTTCTTGCAATG GTTGATGCCGAGAGAACTTACCATCAGAACGTTGCTGATATTCTGAACAAACTTCATGATGAG ATGCTCAATGCAAGACCCCATGAAGAGTCAGACAACAACGATGATGTGCCATCATCAGATCCATCATCGGAGCCTAAAGTATCATCACCTAAAGTATCACCCACACATGTGCACTCAAATAGCATATCAGAAGATCCAGCATTAACTGAAACTAGCGAACCTACAAGGAATGGTCAGGAAGTGCATTATGTTGGGGAG GTAATCCATCCGTTTGATGGTCAGGCTGATGGTGAGCTCAGTATCTCCGTGGGCGATTTCGTTGTGGTCCGCCAG GTGTCTCCAAACGGGTGGTCGGAAGGGGAGTGCAAAGGAAAGGCAGGCTGGTTCCCATCTGCGTACGTAGAGGAGagggacaaggccccggcaagcaAGGTGATAGAGCCTGGACGTCTGACTGCGTGA